In Bradyrhizobium sp. 1(2017), one DNA window encodes the following:
- a CDS encoding xanthine dehydrogenase family protein molybdopterin-binding subunit: protein MNKHVSPKMNRRAFVIGTAAVGTGLAIGFDIPFGGPAVVRAADGSPEIGAWVVVRPDDTVVIRIARSEMGQGSLTGLAQLVAEELECDWNKVTTEYPTPGQSVARKRVWGDFSTGGSRGIRSSQDYVRKGGATARVMLIQAAADAWKVPASECTAANSVITHGLTGRTTTYGKVAEAAAKLTPPADVKLKDPKDWKLIGKGVKRLDTVDKTNGTMIYGADIKLPGMLNAAIKDCPVFGGKLKSFDEAKIAGMKGVKKVVKVGDTAVAVVADTWWHAKTALEALPIVWDEGDNAKVSSASIAKWLAEGLDNAQPAYVGNKNGDAKAAIAGAAKTIEAVYSYPYQNHATMEPMNATALYTADKCEVWCGTQNGEAAFAAVLEASGLPAEKCDVHKVMPGGGFGRRGQTDYVRQAVTIAKQMPGTPIKLLWSREEDMAHGRYHPITQCKMTGAFDADNNLVALHYRLSGQSILFSLRPEALQNGMDPAAFQGVAQSGEAAFGYSVPNLLVEHAMRNPHVPPGFWRGVNVNHNAIYMECFMDELAQAAGQDPLEFRRKLMGHHPKHLAVLNAVAEKIGWTTPAPQGIYRGIAQVMGYGSYVAGAAEISVTDGSKIKVHRIVASTDPGYIVNPAQVERQIAGSFVYGLSALFYGGCTVKDGKIEQTNFDTYNSMRINEMPKVESVMVPSGGFWGGVGEPTIGVAAPAVLNAYFAATGKRIRSVPLRDQNITFA, encoded by the coding sequence ATGAACAAGCACGTTTCTCCCAAGATGAACCGTCGTGCCTTCGTCATCGGCACGGCCGCGGTCGGCACCGGCCTTGCCATCGGCTTCGACATCCCGTTCGGCGGCCCCGCCGTGGTCCGCGCCGCCGACGGCTCGCCCGAGATCGGCGCCTGGGTCGTGGTCAGGCCCGACGACACCGTCGTGATCCGCATCGCCCGCTCCGAGATGGGCCAGGGCTCGCTCACCGGCCTCGCCCAGCTCGTCGCCGAGGAGCTCGAATGCGACTGGAACAAGGTCACGACCGAATATCCGACTCCCGGCCAGAGCGTCGCCCGCAAGCGCGTCTGGGGTGATTTCTCGACCGGCGGCAGCCGCGGCATCCGCTCCTCGCAGGACTATGTCCGCAAGGGCGGCGCCACCGCGCGCGTGATGCTGATCCAGGCCGCCGCCGATGCGTGGAAAGTGCCGGCATCCGAGTGCACGGCTGCCAACAGCGTCATCACCCATGGGCTAACAGGCAGAACCACGACCTACGGCAAGGTCGCCGAGGCTGCGGCCAAGCTGACGCCGCCGGCCGACGTCAAACTGAAGGATCCGAAGGACTGGAAGCTGATCGGCAAGGGCGTGAAGCGGCTCGACACCGTCGACAAGACCAACGGCACCATGATCTACGGCGCCGACATCAAGCTGCCCGGCATGCTGAACGCCGCGATCAAGGACTGCCCGGTGTTCGGCGGCAAGCTGAAGAGCTTCGACGAAGCCAAGATCGCCGGCATGAAAGGCGTCAAGAAGGTAGTCAAGGTCGGCGACACCGCGGTCGCGGTCGTGGCCGACACCTGGTGGCACGCCAAGACCGCGCTGGAGGCGCTGCCGATCGTCTGGGACGAAGGGGACAACGCCAAGGTCTCCAGCGCGTCGATTGCGAAATGGCTGGCCGAAGGCCTCGACAACGCGCAGCCGGCCTATGTCGGCAACAAGAACGGCGACGCCAAGGCCGCCATCGCCGGCGCCGCCAAGACGATCGAAGCCGTCTACAGCTATCCCTACCAGAACCACGCCACCATGGAGCCGATGAACGCCACCGCGCTCTACACGGCGGACAAATGCGAGGTCTGGTGCGGCACGCAGAACGGCGAAGCCGCCTTCGCCGCCGTGCTGGAGGCTTCGGGCCTGCCGGCGGAGAAGTGCGACGTGCACAAGGTGATGCCCGGCGGCGGCTTCGGCCGGCGCGGCCAGACCGACTACGTCCGCCAGGCCGTCACGATCGCCAAGCAGATGCCGGGCACGCCGATCAAGCTGCTGTGGTCGCGCGAAGAGGACATGGCGCACGGCCGGTATCACCCGATCACCCAGTGCAAGATGACCGGCGCGTTCGATGCCGACAACAATCTGGTCGCGCTGCACTACCGCCTCTCCGGGCAATCGATCTTGTTCTCGCTGCGTCCCGAGGCGCTGCAGAACGGCATGGATCCGGCGGCATTCCAGGGCGTCGCCCAATCCGGCGAGGCCGCGTTCGGCTATTCGGTGCCCAACCTGCTGGTCGAGCATGCGATGCGCAACCCGCACGTTCCGCCCGGCTTCTGGCGCGGCGTCAACGTCAATCACAACGCGATCTACATGGAGTGCTTCATGGACGAGCTGGCCCAGGCCGCAGGCCAGGACCCGCTCGAATTCCGCCGCAAGCTGATGGGTCATCACCCCAAGCATCTGGCGGTGCTCAACGCCGTGGCCGAGAAGATCGGCTGGACCACGCCGGCGCCGCAAGGAATCTATCGCGGCATCGCCCAGGTCATGGGCTACGGCAGCTATGTCGCCGGTGCTGCCGAGATCTCGGTGACCGACGGCAGCAAGATCAAGGTGCATCGCATCGTCGCCTCCACCGATCCTGGCTACATCGTCAATCCGGCGCAGGTGGAGCGGCAGATTGCAGGCTCCTTCGTCTATGGCCTCTCGGCGCTGTTCTACGGCGGCTGCACCGTGAAGGACGGCAAGATCGAGCAGACCAACTTCGACACCTACAACTCGATGCGCATCAACGAAATGCCGAAGGTGGAATCGGTGATGGTGCCGAGTGGCGGGTTCTGGGGCGGCGTCGGCGAGCCGACCATCGGCGTCGCGGCGCCGGCGGTTCTCAACGCCTATTTCGCCGCGACCGGAAAGCGCATCCGCTCGGTGCCGCTGCGCGACCAGAACATCACCTTCGCGTAA
- a CDS encoding (2Fe-2S)-binding protein, with amino-acid sequence MADLTINGKTFKLDVEPDTPLLWAIRENAGLTGTKYGCGIAQCGACTIHMDGVAMRSCGVTVSEAEGKKITTIEGLASGDSLHKVQEAWIAQDVPQCGYCQSGMIMAVAALLNEKPKPTDADIDEAITNICRCGTFAQVREAIHTIASA; translated from the coding sequence ATGGCAGACCTAACAATCAACGGAAAAACCTTCAAACTCGACGTCGAGCCGGACACGCCGCTGCTCTGGGCGATCCGTGAGAATGCCGGCCTGACCGGCACCAAATATGGTTGCGGCATTGCACAATGCGGTGCCTGCACGATCCACATGGATGGCGTGGCGATGCGCTCCTGCGGCGTTACGGTCAGCGAGGCCGAGGGCAAGAAGATCACCACGATCGAAGGGCTCGCATCCGGGGATTCGCTGCACAAGGTGCAGGAGGCCTGGATCGCCCAGGACGTGCCGCAATGTGGCTATTGCCAGAGCGGCATGATCATGGCGGTGGCGGCGCTGCTGAACGAGAAGCCCAAGCCGACCGACGCCGACATCGACGAGGCCATCACGAATATCTGCCGCTGCGGCACCTTCGCGCAGGTGCGCGAGGCGATCCACACGATCGCAAGCGCGTAA